A single Saccharolobus shibatae B12 DNA region contains:
- a CDS encoding glycosylated S-layer protein, SlaA, which yields MNKTLGLILTSVFLLSTLGVITGFVIPTQAANSNDAAIYTIPSITSLTSNSNIVINLFFNATSNTSVAANATAFDYGGAINSTLHSITFTVVLPSGMTSSIVLSTYSKYGYFDVAHNSVVLLLNTTGSSKELAYSYEQSIGVTPSTSYEIYNYTNGSVKVNYYMNELSLLSLINTATGGNYASLSQLPAGTKLEFTYAGYTYTITISPPVTLVGTLLNPLYYANSKMLPGSNYAVGRSNITVAVYDNFITTSVSPFNFTLTYSSLAPALIYWFVIANSTKHSSGASTPTANFQAPPFKQYFASNSTILYSAAPTYSPILMFNGQMNVTAHENVTLTLQTGTNIFTSSNFNVTPPGNYIFSGKLGVGFNGFIYQNGSATLTANIFNGTVNFFFSKTEEKANFTFFLAPIVPISLGDNNSATVIYNGVSLNVGFPQIVIMFNITGNFTKAGGNYLLYGSVNEVEINPATLLATGTSAGTLNEIALATNSAEFASDLTAAAAVNPLVSYFNYGESTTTITGTSLSFTVLMPLKFIVERLGYIYLVTFHIWGPSTTVTVTGVDYHGTHISLGSFRAYIALPSFFTIPKTPLVGLTCDNMYTLAQVSDAGSVLQTSTANSNANNATVMGPYDLMSNAGLHVAIYNGTKLIKNETVGPLPNATTAPVTTTVTLNGQTVALTYSSAPTGYYPVDFKFEPGFSYTVTTNVIYNTSTPTYVVTVYMPLKYILNTKIVIWYVSPDYAAFYYYSTTGQYQTNNVTLTFANVTPALIVPQVFPVGKIYMPFGLYDPYYVFYSSISIGPQSGIIEAVENGFNVGNITAITVQLNGMNESVVLSPSNVSKLLISTNLGEVAQCSPLFETTLFNISALASLLGLPNPAALNGSYLYVTYHDVISGAYVTNKTLLIVGQFYVMSPTTPGSVEWILTAKYINATTGIPVEISYAVVQQPSAKVVDINAANASITQIQVTGVKIISKYATVTVMYNPSNASTIVYMNGMFVASYGGNLISTLSQTSTFGVYYGPVVNLYVATGSLSSPNGTMYIILGSHKVAVGTANLYTYAGYHFGPYTALPLTSNVTFTVQDPVTHATVSGQTTLGAFNNTPIRLSPLGVTVPQTAQNKVFYYYSTPLVLSPTSQYIVLSVTSVISYPYPFYIETVSFLGSNVTTGTPVPGTPAFQTVYSPSLGPGVVLQVPVQSYQFISLSSPSEPHTVVMFAVPFAGGPAISLYPTFLVYTNVTAVSS from the coding sequence ATGAATAAAACCCTAGGTCTAATCCTAACCTCTGTATTCCTCCTATCTACTTTAGGAGTAATAACTGGATTTGTAATACCAACACAAGCGGCCAACTCTAATGATGCTGCAATATATACAATACCTAGCATTACCAGTTTGACTTCTAATTCTAATATAGTAATTAATCTATTCTTCAACGCTACATCAAACACTTCAGTAGCTGCCAACGCAACTGCGTTTGACTATGGTGGAGCAATTAACTCTACTTTACATAGTATAACATTTACGGTGGTGTTACCAAGTGGTATGACTTCATCAATAGTATTAAGTACTTATAGTAAGTATGGATATTTTGACGTAGCTCACAATTCCGTAGTTTTACTATTAAATACCACTGGTTCTTCTAAAGAATTAGCATATAGTTATGAGCAAAGTATTGGTGTGACTCCTTCAACAAGTTATGAGATCTATAACTATACCAACGGAAGCGTAAAAGTTAATTATTACATGAATGAGTTAAGCTTACTAAGTTTGATTAACACTGCAACTGGTGGGAATTACGCCAGTCTATCACAATTACCAGCAGGTACTAAACTAGAATTCACTTATGCGGGCTATACTTATACTATAACAATATCTCCACCTGTGACACTGGTAGGTACATTATTAAATCCATTGTACTACGCTAACTCAAAGATGTTACCTGGTTCTAACTACGCAGTTGGAAGAAGTAACATAACAGTGGCTGTTTACGATAACTTCATTACAACTTCTGTATCGCCATTTAACTTTACTTTAACCTACTCCTCATTAGCGCCAGCATTAATATATTGGTTTGTGATAGCTAATTCAACGAAGCATTCATCTGGTGCTTCTACGCCAACAGCAAACTTCCAAGCTCCACCATTTAAACAATACTTCGCATCAAATAGTACCATATTATACTCTGCTGCTCCAACTTATAGTCCAATACTAATGTTTAATGGACAAATGAACGTTACTGCACATGAGAATGTAACGCTAACCTTACAAACCGGTACTAATATTTTCACATCTTCAAACTTCAATGTAACACCACCAGGTAACTATATCTTCTCAGGTAAATTAGGTGTTGGATTTAATGGCTTTATTTATCAAAACGGTAGCGCAACATTAACTGCAAATATATTTAATGGTACAGTAAACTTCTTCTTCAGTAAAACTGAAGAGAAAGCTAACTTTACCTTCTTCCTAGCTCCAATAGTTCCAATAAGCTTAGGTGATAATAACAGTGCGACAGTAATTTATAATGGAGTGTCCCTAAATGTTGGCTTCCCACAAATAGTAATAATGTTCAACATAACTGGTAACTTCACTAAAGCAGGAGGGAACTATTTATTATATGGTTCCGTTAATGAAGTTGAGATAAACCCAGCAACATTATTAGCAACAGGAACATCAGCCGGAACATTAAACGAAATTGCGCTTGCTACAAACTCTGCTGAGTTTGCTAGTGATCTAACTGCCGCAGCTGCTGTGAATCCACTAGTATCATACTTCAACTACGGTGAATCCACTACAACAATAACTGGAACTTCACTATCCTTCACGGTCTTAATGCCATTAAAATTCATTGTCGAGAGATTAGGTTATATATATTTAGTGACATTCCATATATGGGGTCCATCGACAACCGTAACTGTAACTGGTGTTGACTATCACGGTACTCATATTTCATTGGGTTCATTCAGAGCTTACATTGCACTTCCGAGCTTCTTCACGATACCTAAGACTCCATTAGTTGGTCTGACATGTGACAACATGTACACATTAGCACAAGTAAGTGATGCCGGTTCTGTATTACAGACTTCCACAGCCAATTCCAATGCTAATAACGCTACTGTTATGGGACCTTACGACTTAATGAGCAATGCTGGTCTACACGTTGCAATCTATAACGGTACTAAGTTAATAAAGAATGAAACTGTAGGTCCACTACCCAATGCAACTACAGCTCCTGTAACTACTACAGTTACACTAAACGGGCAGACTGTAGCGTTAACCTACAGTTCTGCTCCAACTGGATATTACCCAGTTGATTTCAAGTTCGAGCCAGGATTCAGTTATACCGTTACAACCAACGTAATATACAACACTTCAACTCCAACCTATGTAGTAACTGTATATATGCCATTAAAGTATATACTAAACACCAAGATTGTAATATGGTATGTAAGCCCAGACTATGCAGCTTTCTACTACTATTCAACTACCGGACAATATCAGACTAACAACGTAACCTTAACGTTTGCAAACGTTACTCCAGCATTAATAGTGCCACAAGTATTCCCAGTCGGTAAGATATACATGCCATTTGGATTATATGATCCCTATTACGTATTCTACAGCAGTATAAGTATAGGCCCGCAAAGTGGTATAATAGAAGCAGTTGAGAATGGATTCAACGTTGGAAACATTACTGCGATTACTGTACAATTAAACGGAATGAACGAGTCAGTAGTATTGTCACCATCTAATGTCAGTAAATTATTAATATCAACTAACTTAGGCGAAGTAGCTCAATGTAGCCCATTATTTGAGACTACGTTATTCAACATATCAGCATTAGCATCACTACTGGGTCTACCAAACCCAGCAGCTTTGAATGGAAGCTACTTATACGTAACCTATCATGATGTAATCAGTGGAGCCTATGTAACCAATAAGACCTTGTTAATAGTCGGTCAATTCTATGTAATGTCACCAACTACTCCAGGCTCAGTTGAATGGATATTGACTGCCAAATACATTAACGCTACAACTGGTATTCCAGTTGAGATAAGCTATGCAGTAGTACAACAGCCAAGTGCTAAAGTGGTTGATATTAACGCAGCTAATGCTAGCATTACACAAATACAAGTAACCGGCGTTAAGATAATTAGCAAGTATGCTACTGTAACGGTTATGTATAACCCAAGCAATGCAAGTACTATAGTATACATGAACGGAATGTTTGTAGCGTCTTATGGTGGTAATCTAATATCCACGCTATCACAGACTTCAACATTTGGTGTATACTATGGACCAGTGGTAAACTTATATGTAGCAACTGGCTCATTAAGCAGTCCAAATGGAACAATGTATATAATATTAGGATCTCACAAAGTAGCTGTAGGAACTGCTAATCTATACACCTATGCTGGATATCACTTCGGTCCATATACTGCTTTACCATTAACGTCTAATGTAACATTCACTGTACAAGACCCAGTAACTCACGCAACCGTAAGTGGACAGACTACATTAGGTGCATTTAACAACACTCCAATTAGGCTATCTCCATTAGGTGTAACAGTACCCCAGACTGCTCAAAACAAGGTATTCTACTACTACAGTACCCCATTAGTCTTAAGTCCGACTAGTCAGTACATAGTGTTATCAGTAACTAGTGTTATATCCTATCCATATCCATTCTACATAGAGACTGTATCGTTCTTAGGTAGTAACGTAACTACTGGTACTCCAGTACCCGGTACTCCAGCATTCCAGACAGTATATTCACCATCCTTAGGTCCTGGTGTAGTGTTACAAGTACCAGTTCAATCATATCAGTTCATAAGCTTATCAAGTCCAAGTGAGCCTCATACAGTAGTAATGTTTGCAGTACCATTTGCTGGTGGTCCAGCAATATCTCTATACCCAACATTCTTAGTGTATACTAATGTAACGGCGGTTTCAAGTTAA
- a CDS encoding glycosyltransferase family 4 protein: MTTLGIVYDKFLSPSFAGGGAVHAYEVTIRFKNHFKIIYYPTSPVLVWDKEVVKRKAKELESQGIRIAGEFYEILEEREKISRIKRFLFADKIAREFSKGYKVDADILYQPDHTSLDIFYLARDTKYGITFHEPPFYNDSLRYLRRLIKFYGVNPYTGKGFHTRFLYNEYVKFLYKRLLKKEVKNEPTFLAGVSEAALIESGLKGEVIKPGNAFDPFLMNYRNKGKEDYVVFWSRLNQDKGFHELPDILHMMEKRSGNKIRLVVMGKFFDKYNERRFWSKVRKYDLKVEYKGFVKREELAEIVSRAKVLIYPSHVDGFSLVVLESLALGTPVVAYDIPAIKSIYGGLESVSIVNEFDKESMVENALRFYKMNEREIEEIMNGEKLMVFLKLHSSWDNVADAVLKIIKKYL; this comes from the coding sequence ATGACTACACTTGGAATCGTTTACGATAAATTTCTCTCACCATCCTTTGCGGGAGGAGGTGCAGTTCACGCTTATGAGGTTACAATTAGGTTTAAAAACCACTTTAAAATCATCTATTACCCTACAAGCCCAGTCCTAGTTTGGGATAAGGAAGTCGTGAAAAGGAAGGCAAAGGAGTTGGAAAGTCAAGGCATAAGAATTGCAGGGGAGTTTTACGAGATATTGGAAGAGAGGGAGAAGATCAGTAGGATCAAGAGGTTTTTGTTCGCTGATAAGATCGCTAGGGAGTTCTCCAAAGGTTATAAGGTTGACGCTGATATTTTGTATCAACCAGACCATACATCACTTGACATCTTTTACTTGGCTAGAGACACAAAATACGGTATAACTTTCCATGAACCCCCCTTTTATAACGACTCTCTGAGATACTTAAGAAGGTTAATTAAGTTCTATGGTGTTAATCCGTATACCGGAAAAGGTTTTCACACTAGGTTCTTATATAACGAGTATGTGAAATTTCTGTACAAGAGACTGCTAAAAAAAGAGGTAAAAAACGAGCCGACTTTTCTAGCTGGTGTTAGTGAAGCCGCTTTGATTGAGTCAGGCTTAAAAGGGGAAGTTATAAAACCTGGTAACGCTTTTGACCCTTTTCTCATGAATTATAGAAACAAGGGAAAGGAGGATTACGTGGTGTTCTGGAGTAGGTTGAATCAAGATAAGGGTTTCCATGAATTGCCAGACATTTTACACATGATGGAAAAGAGAAGTGGTAATAAGATAAGGTTAGTTGTAATGGGTAAGTTTTTCGATAAGTATAACGAGAGGAGGTTTTGGTCTAAGGTTAGAAAATACGATTTGAAAGTTGAGTATAAGGGTTTTGTGAAGAGGGAGGAGTTAGCTGAGATCGTGTCAAGGGCTAAAGTCTTAATTTATCCCTCTCATGTTGATGGTTTTTCCCTAGTAGTCCTGGAGTCCTTAGCCTTGGGTACTCCAGTTGTTGCTTATGATATTCCCGCAATTAAAAGCATTTATGGGGGTTTAGAGAGCGTTAGTATTGTTAATGAGTTCGATAAGGAGAGCATGGTAGAGAACGCTTTAAGGTTCTATAAAATGAATGAAAGAGAAATTGAAGAGATAATGAATGGAGAGAAATTAATGGTGTTTTTAAAGTTACATTCCAGTTGGGATAATGTTGCTGATGCTGTGTTGAAGATCATAAAGAAGTACCTTTAA
- a CDS encoding helix-turn-helix domain-containing protein: protein MAVDELFDSYVIETIGKRISGDIVWSKDVSGSLRKWREMFNVSQGELAREMGIKQSVIADYERGRRQAGSEFIKRYVSALISIDARRGYKVVKELAKMFGINFPFIVDMRDFNSPIGIDKLVRAVDGVIVNSFVAEKKIYGYIVTDSIRAILSLSGLEFYQVLSMMVNRAVVFTRVSSGRSPMIALKVAPIRPQIVVFHRPIKLDPLALMLSEVEGINIIVSTKPTEEDLIKGLKSLLAES, encoded by the coding sequence ATGGCAGTTGATGAACTATTTGACTCCTACGTAATAGAGACTATAGGGAAGAGAATATCTGGAGATATTGTTTGGAGTAAGGATGTATCTGGATCTTTAAGGAAATGGAGGGAGATGTTTAACGTTTCTCAAGGTGAGTTGGCTAGAGAGATGGGGATTAAGCAATCTGTTATTGCAGATTACGAGAGGGGGAGGAGGCAAGCTGGTAGTGAGTTTATTAAGCGTTATGTGTCAGCTTTGATTTCTATAGACGCTAGGAGGGGTTATAAGGTAGTTAAAGAATTGGCTAAGATGTTTGGTATAAATTTCCCCTTTATTGTTGACATGAGGGATTTCAATTCTCCTATTGGCATAGATAAGTTAGTTAGGGCTGTCGATGGCGTTATTGTGAACTCCTTTGTTGCAGAAAAGAAGATTTATGGATATATCGTTACTGACAGTATTAGGGCTATTCTGAGCTTAAGTGGTTTAGAGTTCTATCAGGTTTTAAGTATGATGGTGAACCGAGCTGTTGTCTTCACAAGGGTAAGTAGCGGCAGGTCTCCGATGATAGCCCTTAAGGTTGCACCAATAAGGCCTCAAATAGTTGTTTTCCACAGACCAATTAAGCTAGATCCTTTAGCATTAATGCTAAGTGAGGTTGAGGGAATAAATATTATAGTCTCTACGAAGCCAACTGAGGAGGATTTGATTAAGGGTTTGAAGTCTCTCCTTGCAGAATCATAA
- a CDS encoding nascent polypeptide-associated complex protein — protein MAKIKPSDLKKMERMGIKTEQINAIRVIIETNEKNIIIENPTVTKTNVMGNEAIVVFGGQTKEEQKHSQVEIKEEDVKFVVEQTGKSEKEAREALIKANGDIAKAIMILQGETSNP, from the coding sequence ATGGCAAAAATAAAACCCTCAGACCTAAAGAAAATGGAAAGAATGGGAATAAAAACTGAACAAATAAACGCAATTAGAGTGATAATTGAGACTAATGAAAAGAATATAATAATTGAAAATCCCACTGTTACCAAAACAAACGTCATGGGCAATGAGGCAATTGTAGTATTTGGTGGACAAACCAAGGAAGAACAAAAACATAGCCAAGTAGAGATAAAAGAAGAAGACGTCAAGTTCGTCGTCGAGCAAACTGGTAAAAGCGAAAAGGAAGCTAGAGAGGCCTTAATTAAGGCAAATGGCGACATAGCAAAAGCAATTATGATTCTGCAAGGAGAGACTTCAAACCCTTAA